ataagaagttagaaaagataatttgaaatcaaatttttgaaaaagataaaattttgaaaaagatatgattaaaaagatatggttgaaaaagatttaacttttaaaattaattacttgactaacaagaaactaaaagatatgattctagaatttaaagattgaacctttcttaacaagaaagtaacaaacttcaaatttttgaaccaatcacattacttgttagcataattttcgaaaattttgaaataaaattaagaaaatattttgaaaataatttttgaaattttcgaaaatcatgaaagaaaaatgaaaaagatttgaattttgaaaaagttttaaaaagataagatttttaaaatttgaaaatttgacttgactcataagaaacaaaaattttttttgactaagtcaactcaaattttcgaaatttatgagaaaaaaaggaaaagatatattttttatttttgaatatttaatgatgagagagaaaaacacaaatatgacccaaaacatgaaaattttggatcaaaaccaatgatgcatgcaagaacactatgagtgtcaagatgaataccaagaacaccttgaagatcaggatgaacatcaagaacatatttttgaaaaatttttgatgcaaagaaaacatgcaagacaccaaacttagaaatctttaatgcttggactctaagaaacgaaaaatgcatatggtaaacaataaaaaatacaaaacaagaaaacatcaagatcaaacaagaagacttaccaagaacaacttgaagatcatgaagaacaccatgaatgcatgaatttttcgaaaaaaaaatgcaagaacaatatgagtatgcaattgataccaaacttaaaaattgactcaagactcaaacaagaaacacaatatatttttggattttatgattttattaatttttttggattttcttataattttttgaaaaacatataggaaaaagaaagtaatgaaTCCAAAGTCCTTAATCAAAATCCTGTGAATTAgccatggcttaatagccagctaagctaaaacatgttatatgaaactctaggattcattcttgaaaactctgaaaatttttgaaaacaggtgagaaattttgaaaaatatttttgaaaactttttgaaaagaaaataaaaaaaaattacctaatctgagcaacaagatgaaccgtcagttgtccatactcgaacaatccccggcaacggcgccaaaaacttggtgcacgaaattgtgatcatcaacaatggctccaaagacttggtaacgctctcaaacgtgaatcacacttagtcacaactccgccaactaaccagcaagtgcactgagtcatccaagtaataccttatgtgagtaagggtcgatcccacggagattgttggtatgaagcaagctatagtcatcttgtaaatctccgTTAGTcggatagtaaatgttatggagttttcgaatagtaaataaataaaacagaaaataaagatagagttactcatgtaatttaatggtggaaatttcagataagtgcatggaggtgctgtgttccttctgaatctctgctttcctactgctttcatccaatccttcttactcctttccatggcaagctgtatgtagggcatcactgttgtcaatggctacatcccattctctcagtgaaaatggtccaaatgctctgtcatagcacttctaatcatctgttggttctcgatcatgttggaatagaatcccttaattcttttgcgtttgtcatcacgcccaacaatcgcgagtttgaagctcgtcacagtcattcaatcccggaatcctactcggaataccacggacaaggttagactttccggattcccatgaatgccgccatcaattctagcttataccatgaagattctgattaaggaatccaagagatatgcgcccggtctaaggtagaacggaagtggttgtcagtcacgtgttcataggtgagaatgatgatgagtgtcacggatcatcacattcatcatgttgaagtgcaacgaatattttagaataagaacaagcggaatcgaatagaaaatagtagtaattgcattgaaacttgaggtacagcagagctccacacccttaatctatggtgtgtagaaactccaccgttaaaaatacataagtgatgaaggtccaggcatggccgaatggccagcccccatgaaagatCGAATGGTCAAAGGAACTAGATAGTCCAAgacgtctaatacactagtaaaaagttctatttatactaaactagctactagggtttacagaagtaagtaattgatgcataaatccactttcggggcccacttggtgtatgtttgggctgagcttgatctttacacgagttgaggcttcttttggatttgaacgccaagttgcaacatgtttttggcgttcaactctggttcgtgacgtgtttttggcgtttgactgcagaatgcagcatggaactggtgttgagcgccagtttacgtcgtctaatattaaataaagtatggactattatatatttctagaatctctggatgtctactttccaactacgttgagagtgcgccatttggagttctgtagctctagaaaatccattttgagtgcagggaggtcagaatccaacagcatcagcagtcctttgtcagccttttatcaaagttttgctcaggtccctcaatttcaaccaaaaattacctgaaatcacaaaaaaacacacaaacttatagtaaagtccagaaatgttaatttagcataaaaaataatgaaaacatccctaaaaatagctagattatactaaaaactatctaaaaataatgtcaaaaagtgtataaattatccgctcatcagcagcgTGGAGGCCAGCTACTTATGATCCATGCTGCTACTGTGTAACCACCCTGACGGCAACGACGTGAGACATGCCGTCGATATGTATGAAGTTATCCTTACATCTGGGAATGTCGACATGTGCAGGGAGATCTTCACGGACATCTTCGCAGAGCGTTGGGTTGGCATCACACCCTCGGATCCTGGGCAACTCTTGACCTGTCGATCCCCCATGTGCCCTATGCATGGCATCAGGGGTAATTCTCACGACGTCTCGGCCGTCTCGTGTGTCCGGTGCCTAGCTGATCACGAGGTCTGCGAGTTCTTGGCTATGTTTCGGCGATGTTGATTATCAGTAGGGACTCTTTTGGTTGCGTCGCGGGTATTGCATGCGTGGACGACTATTTCATGGGCACATATATGTGCCCAGGAAGTTCCAGATGCACTGAATGCTCCAGCTATAcgaatttcttgttattttttccTTGTTtgtggttattattattattattattattattattattattattattattattattattattattattattattccccaTTGTAGTTTTACTATATTCTTCCCTATTATTAACGTACTTTCCCGCCGATGCGGAGTCTGTTCCAAATTGTTTCATAATTCAGTACTAACCAGGACGTTCTCGATGATTTATTTCTTCCATAAACAGATGTTAAAATAGTACATCTGGGGCTCGGGGCCTATGCACTCTAAGCTGAGAGCATCAACACAACAAGTAAAAGATCAAACACCAAAAACATGGACATAAATACAAAATAGCAAGCTCCTTAAGCTGATGAATGATAACGGAAAAGGACAGAGAGTTCGCTTGCCTGCACGGATCATAGGCTCCTTCGCCGCTCCCAGGATTTATTCCCCTCTGCCATACTCGCGACCCTCACATGCATTGCGTCTAACTTTTCAGAATCAAGTTGCTCCCGGTGATGAAGGTCTTCAACCTTCGCCATGAGGTCGCCTCCCTGCTTCTCCAGCTGCTGCATGCCGTTGGCGAAGCCGCTAAACCTGATCACACAGCAACGCGTGCATCCCACGCATGGCCTCCTCGGCCTCCTCGACCTGTAACTCCTTCGCCTTCAGCTTGACCGAGATGGTCAGATACACTGTCTTCGACTCACTTAGTAGCTCACAGAGCGTCTCAACTTTATCCTTGAGAATCTCCTCCCTCTTGACCATCGCAGCCTCAAACACTGTCCAGTCCATATTTTTCTCGTCCCTATGTAAGAGGCTTAACATCTCGTTGATAGACAGCCCCGCAAGGTAGTCCGCATCGACTGCTTTGCTTGGTTTTGCTCCGGAATCCTGCAACATTGATGCTTTTTTGTTCAttctttttttgttattcaataaCCGGTGGCACCGTCTGTAGTAGTGATAAAAATCTCCGCTCCAATTGCGAGGGGCATATATAATACACCTCTCGCACTGTGCGGGAGATACTTCGACAACACGCCTCGGCCTAGAACGGCTAAATAAATCCCATCCGTTAAAGATAACAGTAAATACATTATCTCCGAAATGGATCCTCTCCCGTTTTTTTAACACTGGACAAAATGCAGTTTGATCTCTCACCTTTGATTCTAtgtgggaccaaaaataaataagagagagagaacaATCAATGGTTAGATTAAACACTGGATACTATCCAATTTTTTTCACTGGAAAGGATCCACTCCCTACATTGTCTGTGATATTGTTTAATATTGGAATAACACGATAGGAacaaaaaattctaataaaaacttCGTCACTGAccggaagaaataaaaaaaatataaaaaaaagttcgTTCCGTGAGAAGTAAAATGACGTAAGGTAAGATTCGCCTCAAAATTCTCCTGCCATTCATACCGCTACAAGTTACAAGAACCATGCGACTAGACAACACAACGTGTCTTCGAGTAGCCTAATAAATTTAGCAGTTCCAACTCAACAAGTAAGAATAAATTTCCATTACTCATACACGTACCCTGACGTATCTGCTCGTGATGAGACATGATGGAGGAGTTCAAATTTTATTCTGATCGTCGATAATTAACTCCTGGGTGAGAACACGGTTTTCCGTTTCATGTTTTCTTCTGCCAACCCACGTGTATATCCCACTGAGAGGGACTTTCGATAGATGATGATAGGTTGCCAGCTGGCAATTTACAtttaaaatcaacaattaaaaacaTGCTTAAATTTAATAGTCAAATCATAAGTAGTTTATACTCTATACATAATTATATACGTATTCAATTAATTACATTATGATAATTATTTAAGTTATCGTTAACGCAAAAGGACAGTCATCACATAAGGCATTTCAACTAAAGTAAGACGTGCCAATTACAAGAAGGCGTGGCGGAGGCGCAGCGTCGACAATAGTAGTCAACTAAGACACTAAGCAAAAGGTTCGCATCATGTTGCGACCGATGAACGGCATGTTATTCATAGAAGTATGCCTTTACTCACAGAAGGCGTGCGCACAGTTTAATCGTGTGCAAACGCGAACTCAAGTACATCCCACAATATCGTGATCCTGGGTTGACGGTTCAGAATGAGCCTTTCCGCAACCTGATCGCGCCGGGTGAACAGCAAGCCTTTTATTCACACATTTAAGCACATCCTCCACCTCTGTTATCATCATACCCAATTCATTCCACTTGGGGACCTCAGCTAGTCCCCATTGTCGGAACACATGTATTTCCGCCTTCAATGCGTGTTCCTGTTCAACCAGTCGGCGGATCGTGCCCTCATTCTTCTGCAATTAGACACCAAGTAACATCTCTATCCCCCGCAATATCTTACCTGCTTCCTCCATCTCCTGTGCCCTTGACCTCAGCTTGATGTCCGCTGTCAATTGCGCCATTTTTGCCGTACTCAGCTCTGCGCAGAGGGCCTGGATTGTATCATTCAGATCAACCTCCATTTTCAGAAGTGCAGCCTCAACCATATCACACTCCAAACAGATTTTGTCCCTACGGACAATGTCGATCAGATCGGCCACCGACAGTTCCGTGAGATCCTCGGTGTTCATGTTTGGGATTGGTCCGGCGCGTGTGGATGCCAAACAAGCAGCAAGATCCTTGTAAACGCGGCGTTTATGCTGGACAACTCAGGAAGCTTAACACCAACTGTGGTCCGGATTCCAAACGGGTGCTATAAAAACGAAAATGCCAACGTGTCCTATGTGTCTTACGCAATATGCTTCGCACGATGGCCGAGGTTTGGCTCCCCCCGAGTCAACCATGTAGAACATTCgttttttttaaagttattttttttaaattgacaaAATGAGGAATCGCAAACGCGCGAGTGGCCTTGCGCATCCGCATCTTTATTTGAAAATCACGCGCTTCTTGTCTAATCAGAAGTCACTTCAGTGGTCGAGGAGTTCAGATCAAATCTCCTCTCCAAACCAAGATGCTTCGGCCTAAGCTACATCTAATAGATGTATTTATTAGATGTATTCATTGATATACATGCGCATACCATGTGCATGAATACAGCACACGTTTTCCCATATCTTTTCTTGACTTACCTATAACAGTAGGGGATAATAATTACCTTGCGTTGGAAAAACATAATGCGCAGTTTGAGATTTTTTTTAGCGAAAAACCTAAATTTGGGTtaacaaattaaacaaaaaaataaacgaATTAAAGAATGCGAAAGAACTTTGAGCAATTAATTAATGCGCACTCAACTGATAAAGTCATGGTCGATGTACAACGCACACGTTTTCTCAGATCTATCTAATATATTTGTTTACCTATAAAACCAGGTGATTATTGACTCAGTTATTCAACAAATAGAAGAGTTATTATAAATATCCATTATATTTACATGAAAGTATTAACTGCCTATGGATGAGGTTAATTATTTAAACAGTACAAACAAAGAAgcatttatttttttacatattgGTTAAATCTTGGTGTAATACTTAAGAGAATagtgataaaaaattttatttgagagaagtcatttttttaacttctccttaCGTATAATAACGGAGGATATATGTGTGTTGGAAACTGGAATTACAAAAGTCACAATCGTACTACCGCTATAAGCAGCAAATTTAAGTGATGATAACACTATATACGAGCTTACATTTCATCTACTAACTACCCATCCTATCTACTCTTCGTAATCTGCGATAGTCTACCCAACAGTCCCCCCCACCTACACCAACCCTTTGCAGATGGCTGGGACTTCCAAGGCAAGCAGAAAGGAACGGGATGTATCCGTTGAGCATGAATGTCTGCTAAATATTCTGCCTCGTGATATATAGGTGAGGATTGCGACGAAGGTTGCATCAAATTCGATCCGAGACCTACTCAGCATGCATGCTACTTGCAAGGGATTCCTTGAAGCAGGTACATCCGACGCTGTGTACCAGCATGCGATGATGTGGCAGATACGGCTAGTCTCATTTTTATTTTGCCTTGACCGGCCTCAAAGGAGGTTCCTGGATCGCTGCGTTGAATCGGGAAATGCCGATGCTATACTCCGGCAGGGGTTAACGGAGTATTTCTGGATTGGACGCCGTGGTATTGGAATGGAACTGCTTGCCAGGGCCGCGATGGATGGAAACGTCGAATCAGGTTACCTATTTGCCATGTTCTACTGTgtgaacgcgaagaagaagaagaagtggaaaGGGGTGTTGAAATGGTAGACCTTATCCGCACTTCCGGAAAGATCGAGATGTACAGGGAGTTCTTCACGGACATTTTCTGGGAGCGATGGATCGACGCGAGACCATCGGATCCAGGACAGAGCGTGGCTTGTCGATCAACCGCTTGCACCACCCGCGGCACCATGGCTGGTCTGAAGGACGTCTCCCGCGTCTCGTGTGTGCAGTGCCTCGCGGATTTTGAGGTCAGGGTTTTCCTGGGGATGTTTGCATTTCAGTGACGCGGTTCTTTATCATCGATACTAATATGCCCTTAGACATAGTGTTGTAGGGTTATCCCCGAATAACTTTTGTCGTGCGCCAAAGCAGTGGTTAGCATCTGACGATCAGACAACGATCTAGTTCTTCGGTCGCAACGAGGTCTTACAATTTATTGACATATTTTACATTATTGTTGTTTATTGTTGACACATGCTTTCATAACCTCACCCGCAAATAAATCGGGAAAAAAATAGAACAAACAATTATGGAGAAAAAAAGCAGATAAACACAGACGGTGCTAAATTATATGTTAAGGGAAGCCCCCCATGAGACATTGCCAACGCGGGCAGATGACCACGTAAAGTAAACTGACATGAATGGCTATGTCAATTTACGTATATTTTGACAGCGTACTCTAGCCTATCAGACCATCAATTAGTCTTTACATAAGAATACAAAATTCTTGACGCATCAACTAAAAAACGCAACTTCAACGTGCACCTATTTCGGAGATCAAAGGCCCCGTCTAGAGCTTGTTTCACGGTGCTTGTCTCGGCCGCAGGAAGAAAGCTCACCAATGACGCGGCGCTCCACCAGTGTGAAGCAGATCCACCACCGCATTGGGATGGCGTCGATGGAACCACTCAAGAAACCCCTCAAACGAGTCAAGTGAGTTTATGCAATAACGCATCTCTTTCCTAAAACATTTCGCACGGATACCGAGGCTCTGCTCCAACGGGAAAATCATGGACAACAACCATATATATGTGACTCACGAACATGTTGGCATCACAAAGGCGCGAGTTGCGATGTGGGTGCTCTCATCCATGAGTGTAATAATGATCATCGTGAACCACAAATCAAATAACAATACACTGAT
The sequence above is drawn from the Arachis hypogaea cultivar Tifrunner chromosome 4, arahy.Tifrunner.gnm2.J5K5, whole genome shotgun sequence genome and encodes:
- the LOC112795053 gene encoding putative F-box protein At1g67623; protein product: MPNKQQDPCKRGVYAGQLRKLNTNCGPDSKRVRIATKVASNSIRDLLSMHATCKGFLEAGTSDAVYQHAMMWQIRLVSFLFCLDRPQRRFLDRCVESGNADAILRQGLTEYFWIGRRGIGMELLARAAMDGNVESGYLFAMFYCVNAKKKKKWKGVLKW